A genomic window from Leptospira fletcheri includes:
- the hemN gene encoding oxygen-independent coproporphyrinogen III oxidase, producing MKSQIDLIEKYDVPAPRYTSYPTVPYWESDPTRAEWLEAIRRRILPEDSSVALYLHIPFCETLCSFCGCNTSITKNHTVEEPYIATLLEEFRNYTREVPELTKRELRELHLGGGSPTYLSEENLKVLLSTILESWKVSSTPEFSLEVDPRRTRLTQLELLKDFGFKRISLGVQDFDPEVQRLVNRIQPFELTEKITNGARKLGYTSVNFDLIYGLPRQTSESVRTTISKTLELRPDRIAFYSYAHVPWIKAAQRLFTEEDLPKGSEKRELYEIGREMFLNAGYKEIGMDHFALESDSLYSASLDETLHRNFMGYTTRPTDLLLGLGVSAISDSWDCFHQNEKILKKYQRRIHEDGFALLRGHKLTPEDLEQRELILRLSTAGRVSVPEKIFDEVKLYLSVMEDDNLIRWEGSTLVLTDLGKPFLRNACTGLDLRLRRKVPETKVFSQSI from the coding sequence ATGAAATCGCAAATCGACTTGATAGAAAAATACGACGTTCCGGCCCCACGCTATACCAGTTATCCGACGGTTCCTTATTGGGAATCCGACCCGACCCGAGCGGAATGGTTGGAGGCGATACGTAGAAGGATCCTTCCGGAGGATTCCTCCGTTGCGTTGTATCTGCATATTCCGTTTTGTGAAACCTTGTGTTCTTTTTGCGGATGCAACACTTCCATCACGAAAAACCACACGGTCGAGGAACCGTACATTGCGACCTTGCTGGAGGAATTCCGCAATTATACCCGGGAAGTTCCCGAATTGACCAAGAGGGAATTGCGCGAACTTCATTTAGGCGGGGGTTCCCCCACCTATCTCTCCGAGGAAAACTTAAAGGTTTTATTAAGTACGATTCTGGAATCCTGGAAGGTCTCCTCGACTCCCGAGTTTTCATTGGAAGTGGATCCTAGACGCACGCGTCTAACTCAGTTGGAGTTGTTGAAGGATTTCGGTTTCAAAAGAATCAGTTTGGGCGTTCAGGATTTCGACCCGGAGGTCCAAAGACTGGTCAACAGAATCCAACCTTTCGAGCTTACGGAAAAGATCACAAACGGAGCGAGAAAATTAGGATACACTTCCGTGAATTTCGATCTTATTTACGGACTTCCCCGACAAACCAGCGAAAGTGTCCGTACGACGATTTCCAAGACTCTGGAACTGCGCCCGGATCGTATCGCTTTTTATAGTTACGCTCACGTCCCTTGGATCAAAGCGGCCCAAAGACTTTTTACCGAAGAAGATCTTCCGAAAGGATCCGAAAAACGGGAATTGTACGAAATCGGAAGGGAGATGTTCCTGAATGCGGGGTATAAAGAGATCGGAATGGATCATTTTGCCCTTGAATCCGATTCTCTTTACTCCGCCTCTTTGGACGAAACATTGCATCGCAATTTTATGGGGTACACGACAAGACCCACGGACTTGCTTCTCGGTCTCGGAGTGTCGGCGATTTCGGATAGCTGGGATTGTTTCCACCAAAACGAAAAAATCCTGAAAAAGTACCAACGCAGGATCCACGAAGACGGATTCGCACTTTTAAGAGGACATAAACTGACTCCGGAGGATTTGGAACAAAGGGAGTTGATTCTCAGACTTTCCACCGCAGGTCGTGTGTCCGTTCCGGAAAAGATTTTCGACGAGGTGAAACTCTATTTGAGCGTCATGGAAGACGATAATCTAATCAGATGGGAAGGCTCCACCCTAGTGCTGACGGATTTGGGCAAGCCTTTCCTACGGAACGCGTGTACCGGTTTGGATTTGCGTTTGAGAAGAAAAGTTCCCGAAACGAAGGTTTTCTCTCAGTCCATCTGA
- a CDS encoding DUF4870 domain-containing protein — protein sequence MKYDELEKLNELKQKGAISEEEYEAEKKKILDSPYPRANERLGMTVNQYCMVLHLSLYSAFLFPGVGLLVPLILWLIEKDSDAEVDAQGKIVVNWMISSVVYGVVLGILCLILIGIPFLILLGVCYLIFPIIGAIKAADGVRWKYPFSISFLKDESAA from the coding sequence ATGAAATACGACGAACTGGAAAAATTGAACGAGCTGAAACAGAAAGGGGCGATTTCCGAAGAGGAATATGAAGCCGAAAAGAAGAAAATTCTAGATTCCCCCTACCCTCGCGCTAACGAGCGCCTTGGGATGACCGTAAACCAGTATTGTATGGTGCTTCATCTATCTCTCTATTCCGCTTTTCTGTTTCCGGGAGTGGGCTTGCTCGTCCCATTGATTCTCTGGCTGATCGAGAAGGATTCGGATGCGGAAGTAGACGCTCAGGGAAAGATCGTGGTCAATTGGATGATCAGTTCCGTAGTTTACGGAGTCGTCCTCGGGATTCTCTGTCTAATTCTGATCGGCATTCCTTTTCTGATTTTGCTCGGTGTGTGTTATTTGATTTTTCCGATCATAGGAGCCATCAAGGCGGCCGACGGTGTCAGATGGAAGTATCCGTTCAGCATCTCTTTCTTAAAGGACGAGTCGGCGGCCTAA
- the hemL gene encoding glutamate-1-semialdehyde 2,1-aminomutase produces the protein MKSYGSSEELFLRAKKVTPGGVHSPVRSFRSVGGTPVFFQAAKGPLLTDVSGKEYLDYCLSFGPLLLGHRDPEVEEVVRETASLAWSFGAAEPYSLELAEWIVSRIPWVEKIRFVNSGTEAVMSALRVARAATGRNKILKFDGCYHGHLDSLLVKAGSGLAGEASSDSAGIGSEWIGNTLVLPLDDERAVVDLFDREGKNIAVLVLEPLPANYGLLVQRKEFLQKIVEIARSHGALVLFDEVISGFRVGLKGMSGELGIRPDLVTYGKIIGGGFPVGAYAGRADLLDLVAPQGPVYQAGTLSASPFGMRAGLATLVKCERENVYSVLEERTKRLTEGMLAIFRKYDPDSDWSFTAHSSLFWFHRATPSPIRTVDSIPSGHKEAFANVFHLLLTEGVYLAPSGYEVGFTSFAHTPEILDRTFDLAEKAFKKSKV, from the coding sequence TTGAAATCATACGGCAGCTCCGAAGAACTTTTTCTAAGGGCCAAGAAAGTGACTCCCGGCGGAGTCCATTCCCCCGTCCGTTCCTTCCGATCCGTAGGAGGAACTCCTGTTTTTTTCCAAGCCGCAAAAGGCCCGTTGTTAACCGACGTTTCCGGTAAGGAATATCTGGATTATTGTCTGAGTTTCGGGCCTCTTCTTTTGGGTCACAGGGATCCGGAAGTGGAGGAAGTCGTACGGGAAACGGCGTCCCTTGCTTGGAGCTTCGGAGCTGCGGAACCGTACTCTCTCGAACTCGCCGAGTGGATCGTCTCCCGGATTCCGTGGGTGGAAAAAATCCGCTTCGTAAACAGCGGAACGGAAGCGGTAATGAGCGCATTACGCGTCGCTCGAGCGGCGACGGGAAGGAACAAAATCCTGAAGTTCGACGGTTGTTACCACGGCCATCTGGATTCTCTTTTGGTCAAAGCCGGTTCGGGCCTGGCGGGGGAAGCCTCTTCGGATAGCGCGGGCATCGGTTCCGAATGGATCGGCAATACGCTGGTTCTTCCTTTGGACGACGAGCGCGCCGTCGTGGATCTATTCGACAGGGAAGGAAAAAACATAGCCGTCCTAGTACTAGAACCTTTGCCGGCCAATTACGGACTCTTGGTGCAGAGGAAGGAATTCCTGCAAAAGATCGTAGAGATTGCCCGGAGTCACGGAGCCTTGGTTCTCTTTGATGAAGTGATCAGCGGGTTTCGCGTGGGTCTAAAAGGTATGAGCGGCGAGTTGGGAATCCGACCCGATCTTGTCACTTACGGAAAAATCATCGGCGGGGGATTTCCCGTCGGCGCCTATGCGGGTCGCGCGGATCTATTGGATTTGGTCGCGCCGCAAGGACCGGTGTACCAAGCGGGTACTTTGAGCGCGAGTCCGTTCGGAATGAGAGCTGGCTTGGCGACACTGGTCAAATGCGAACGGGAAAACGTTTATTCGGTTCTGGAAGAGAGGACGAAACGATTGACGGAAGGCATGCTTGCAATCTTCCGAAAATACGATCCTGATAGCGATTGGTCCTTTACCGCGCACTCTTCCCTGTTTTGGTTCCATAGGGCGACTCCTTCTCCGATTCGGACGGTCGATTCGATCCCGAGCGGCCATAAGGAGGCCTTTGCAAACGTTTTTCATCTATTGTTAACCGAAGGGGTTTATTTGGCTCCGTCCGGATACGAGGTGGGTTTTACGAGTTTTGCCCATACACCGGAGATCCTCGACAGGACCTTCGATTTGGCGGAAAAGGCATTCAAAAAAAGTAAAGTTTAA
- a CDS encoding LA_0442/LA_0875 N-terminal domain-containing protein, producing the protein MILLLLPAAVFPVTILLREGGKVKGDMVTQNQSTVVIQTESGKRTIYKNLILKVLYKDVNDDEEEKIRIAEEKKIATDKRDAQLREVARKQQVQQQLEEAERLKREEVQRRQAEVPVQDAVDPKKALFRSAILPGWGQFYSDRKMFGVLWPTLMAAAAVASYDKYRVYRNAMRDYGTIGNPYSETALLGGALGVTTFYTPPVLPDPISQYYFDQNYNLIHQKRVEADRDFQHYQDALYALGAIYVLNLLDAYFLAGYGRNLVKASDGKSSGMILSALPSNTGMSNLGSSGSSSTSFSETKYTFGYRFTF; encoded by the coding sequence TTGATCCTGCTTTTATTGCCGGCCGCGGTATTTCCGGTCACGATTCTTCTTAGAGAAGGCGGAAAAGTAAAAGGGGATATGGTTACTCAAAACCAATCCACCGTAGTCATCCAGACAGAGTCCGGCAAAAGAACGATTTATAAAAATCTTATACTCAAGGTTCTATACAAGGACGTTAACGACGACGAAGAGGAAAAAATCCGCATCGCCGAGGAAAAGAAGATCGCGACCGATAAAAGGGACGCACAGTTACGTGAAGTTGCCCGGAAGCAACAAGTCCAGCAGCAGTTGGAAGAAGCGGAACGATTAAAGAGAGAAGAAGTTCAGCGCCGGCAGGCCGAGGTTCCGGTGCAGGATGCTGTCGACCCGAAAAAGGCGCTTTTCCGCTCCGCGATCCTGCCGGGCTGGGGCCAATTCTATAGTGATCGGAAAATGTTCGGGGTGCTTTGGCCTACTTTGATGGCGGCTGCGGCTGTCGCTTCCTACGACAAATACAGAGTCTATCGTAACGCCATGAGGGACTATGGCACCATCGGAAATCCGTATTCCGAAACGGCGCTCTTAGGCGGTGCGTTAGGAGTCACCACCTTCTACACTCCCCCTGTCCTTCCGGATCCGATCAGCCAATATTACTTCGATCAAAACTACAACCTAATCCACCAGAAACGCGTAGAGGCCGACCGGGATTTTCAACACTACCAGGACGCTCTTTATGCTTTGGGCGCCATCTATGTTTTGAATCTTTTGGACGCGTATTTTTTGGCAGGATACGGTAGAAATTTGGTCAAGGCATCCGACGGAAAAAGTTCCGGTATGATCTTGTCCGCTCTTCCTTCCAATACGGGTATGTCGAATCTGGGATCGTCCGGTTCTTCCTCCACTTCCTTTTCCGAAACCAAATATACTTTCGGGTACCGCTTCACTTTTTAA
- the hemG gene encoding protoporphyrinogen oxidase, with translation MAKQIPDQIVIGAGFTGLVHAFLALEKGESVLVLEKKDSTGGLIHSVRTEYGIVETAANGILNSWQLEKLAARLGLDLLFPDSAAQKRYIFANGKPRRIPLSFSEILRVLYGAFSKPSKPEPGESVFHWGKRVLGEAAVAKLLEPALGGIYAGDLDAMSAEFVFGKFLLQDQTLWKNMMAYSKSMKLQPKVLPGRKGTVSFRGGIGTLIGALEARVTQDGEIRYDEEVTNLKDLRKKFPGSKITIATGLNSSLRILKGEFPELKSYQGVLELLPVVSVTRFGKDSVLQGKKGFGILFPKDHKTFSSELGVRVRGILLNDFIFPSRSEKGIHSETYIYGGAGDREIATRSEDDIIGIVEEDRKKLLPESSGPLNHYVTVWKEAIPVYGPQLYSFNKELDRLLPPEIKVEGNFRQGIGLKSILERAYAVT, from the coding sequence GTGGCGAAACAGATCCCAGATCAAATCGTTATAGGCGCCGGATTTACCGGTCTTGTACACGCGTTCCTCGCGTTGGAAAAAGGGGAATCCGTGTTGGTATTGGAAAAGAAGGATAGCACAGGAGGCTTGATCCATTCCGTCAGAACGGAATACGGAATCGTGGAGACTGCCGCGAACGGCATCCTGAATTCCTGGCAGTTGGAAAAATTGGCCGCACGTTTGGGTTTGGATCTACTCTTTCCGGATTCTGCGGCCCAAAAAAGATACATCTTCGCGAACGGCAAACCCAGAAGGATTCCGTTGAGTTTTTCGGAAATCTTGAGGGTTCTATACGGAGCTTTCTCCAAGCCTTCCAAACCCGAGCCTGGGGAATCCGTGTTCCATTGGGGCAAACGGGTGTTAGGCGAAGCGGCAGTCGCAAAATTGCTGGAGCCTGCCCTCGGCGGTATCTATGCAGGAGATTTGGACGCGATGTCCGCGGAATTCGTCTTCGGAAAGTTTCTACTCCAAGACCAAACCCTTTGGAAAAACATGATGGCTTATTCCAAGTCCATGAAGCTTCAGCCGAAAGTATTGCCGGGAAGAAAAGGAACGGTCAGCTTTCGCGGAGGGATCGGTACTCTGATCGGAGCGTTGGAAGCGAGAGTGACCCAAGACGGAGAAATTCGTTACGACGAGGAAGTGACGAATCTAAAGGATCTTCGGAAGAAATTTCCCGGATCTAAGATCACGATCGCTACCGGATTGAATTCCAGTCTGAGGATATTAAAGGGGGAATTTCCGGAACTTAAATCCTACCAAGGAGTGCTGGAACTTTTGCCCGTGGTTAGCGTGACCAGATTCGGAAAAGATTCCGTCCTCCAAGGAAAGAAAGGTTTCGGGATCCTCTTTCCCAAGGATCACAAAACGTTTTCCTCCGAATTGGGCGTGCGAGTAAGAGGGATTTTGTTGAACGATTTCATTTTTCCCAGTAGATCGGAAAAAGGAATACACTCCGAGACGTACATATACGGAGGAGCCGGTGACAGAGAGATCGCGACCAGGTCGGAGGACGATATCATAGGGATCGTAGAAGAGGATCGGAAAAAACTTTTACCGGAAAGTTCGGGCCCGCTCAATCATTATGTGACCGTATGGAAGGAAGCTATTCCCGTTTACGGACCTCAATTGTATTCCTTTAATAAGGAACTTGATCGACTCTTGCCGCCGGAAATCAAAGTGGAAGGTAATTTCAGGCAGGGTATCGGTTTGAAATCGATTTTGGAACGGGCTTACGCCGTAACTTGA
- a CDS encoding uroporphyrinogen decarboxylase family protein yields the protein MPNPKFENALRCLPQSVPPIWMMRQAGRYHSHYQNLRKKHSFEELCKIPELAAEVAFGPVDDFGFDTAILFSDILFPLEALGMGLKFGDEGPKLGWQLGGLEDLKRMHPLEQAVDFMGFQKTAVSLTRKRIPEDRSLIGFVGGAWTLFCYATLGKHDGNLVLPKVSKSLRQGFYEKIIPLLKENIRLQLEGGAEVVMVFDTAGGDSSPGFFDEAILPPLKELVQAFPGKIGYYAKALPSPSLDKVRSLSGLLGFGVDHRIDLTELFGNGRQFIQGNFDQAMLFLDPVDFRTYLLEWLRPFLDLPPEKRAGWVCGLGHGVLPKTPEANVRTFVKTVREVFA from the coding sequence ATGCCTAACCCGAAATTCGAAAATGCGCTTCGTTGCCTGCCGCAGTCGGTTCCGCCGATCTGGATGATGAGGCAGGCGGGCCGTTACCATTCCCATTACCAGAATTTAAGAAAGAAACATAGCTTCGAGGAGCTCTGCAAGATCCCCGAGTTGGCCGCAGAGGTGGCCTTCGGTCCGGTCGACGATTTCGGTTTTGATACCGCGATTCTATTTTCCGATATTCTATTTCCGTTGGAAGCGCTCGGGATGGGTCTAAAGTTTGGGGACGAAGGTCCCAAGCTGGGCTGGCAACTCGGCGGTTTGGAAGATCTGAAACGGATGCATCCTTTGGAGCAGGCAGTGGATTTTATGGGATTCCAAAAAACCGCAGTCTCTTTGACTAGAAAACGGATTCCGGAAGACAGGTCCTTGATCGGATTCGTCGGAGGAGCCTGGACCCTTTTCTGTTATGCGACCTTGGGAAAACACGACGGAAATTTGGTCCTTCCCAAAGTCTCTAAATCTTTGAGGCAGGGGTTCTACGAAAAAATCATCCCTTTATTGAAGGAAAATATTCGTCTGCAATTAGAGGGCGGTGCGGAAGTAGTGATGGTGTTCGATACTGCAGGTGGAGATTCTTCTCCGGGATTTTTCGACGAGGCGATTTTGCCTCCTTTGAAGGAATTGGTGCAGGCATTTCCCGGAAAAATCGGCTATTACGCCAAGGCTCTCCCCTCTCCGAGTCTCGATAAGGTGCGATCCCTTTCCGGGCTACTTGGGTTCGGCGTGGACCACCGCATCGACCTGACCGAGCTCTTCGGAAACGGAAGACAATTCATCCAAGGGAATTTCGACCAGGCAATGTTATTCCTGGATCCTGTCGATTTTAGGACGTATCTTTTGGAATGGCTCCGCCCTTTCTTGGACTTGCCGCCGGAAAAAAGGGCCGGGTGGGTTTGCGGTTTAGGTCACGGGGTCCTTCCTAAAACTCCGGAAGCGAATGTAAGAACCTTTGTAAAAACCGTGAGGGAGGTGTTTGCATGA
- a CDS encoding sensor histidine kinase: MSFWKYKKVVLPVAWVLITVSLGAWWLFLGLRQNRMATEFAARLGKKAEPEVLDKLERQSLMIKLEGTFFLFMLVSGGLTLVWLTFREDKRNKLIHDFFSTVTHEIKTPLASLRLQVESLLDEGSKTARDKLLHRLLKDSVRIESQMTKALYLASLMRSERLYLENTDLSGLEQSLREDWTELKLITDWKEKRVRADRKALESVFRNLLENSLQHGRATEVHISSEAAPNGRVKFIFEDNGSGFKGDSRSLGRPFVRHTSTSGSGVGLYIVKKLIEKMSGNFVLRPGFSDGFRAEWTLPSTEKKVPTQ; encoded by the coding sequence ATGTCCTTCTGGAAATACAAAAAAGTCGTCTTGCCCGTAGCCTGGGTACTCATTACGGTCTCTCTCGGGGCTTGGTGGCTTTTTTTGGGACTCCGTCAGAATCGAATGGCCACGGAATTCGCCGCTCGGCTGGGCAAGAAGGCCGAACCGGAAGTCCTGGATAAATTGGAGCGCCAGAGTCTGATGATCAAGCTGGAAGGAACGTTCTTCCTTTTCATGCTCGTATCCGGAGGGCTTACCCTCGTTTGGTTGACGTTCCGCGAAGACAAGCGTAACAAGTTGATCCACGACTTCTTTTCCACCGTGACCCATGAGATCAAAACTCCGTTGGCTAGTCTGCGTCTTCAAGTGGAAAGTCTTTTGGACGAAGGTTCCAAAACCGCCCGGGACAAATTGCTCCATCGACTGCTCAAGGATTCGGTGAGAATCGAATCCCAGATGACCAAGGCGTTATATCTAGCTAGCTTGATGCGCTCGGAACGTTTGTATCTGGAAAACACGGATTTAAGCGGTCTGGAGCAAAGTCTTAGAGAAGACTGGACGGAATTAAAACTGATTACGGACTGGAAAGAGAAACGGGTCCGGGCCGATCGCAAGGCTCTGGAAAGTGTCTTTCGGAATCTTCTGGAAAATTCCCTCCAACACGGCCGAGCTACGGAGGTCCATATCTCCTCCGAAGCGGCCCCGAACGGAAGAGTGAAATTCATATTCGAAGACAACGGATCCGGATTTAAAGGGGATTCTAGATCCTTAGGACGTCCCTTCGTAAGACACACATCCACCAGCGGAAGCGGAGTCGGTCTGTACATCGTCAAAAAACTGATCGAAAAGATGAGCGGGAATTTCGTACTGCGTCCCGGTTTTTCGGACGGATTCCGCGCGGAATGGACCCTACCCTCCACGGAAAAAAAGGTTCCTACGCAATGA
- a CDS encoding response regulator transcription factor: MREKLLLVEDDRSLGETLKERLEKEGYEIVWTVSVQSAKVLALEAKPDLVLLDVRLPDGDGFELAAELRSRKDCPPFLFLTAHSGAPERLRGFELGAEEFIPKPFHLKELLIRVRHVLESHKHSFREARYSYRGYLLDFSGYAIRSPKGEETRLSKRDCALLNLLVQERHRTVSRDEILDRLWGEEKFPTNRTIDNSIVRLRQAFEDQGEDAIRSVRGVGYQWTGDLQDA, translated from the coding sequence ATGAGAGAGAAACTGTTGCTCGTGGAAGACGATCGCTCTTTGGGAGAAACCCTGAAAGAGAGGTTGGAAAAGGAAGGCTACGAGATCGTCTGGACCGTATCCGTCCAATCCGCGAAAGTATTGGCTTTGGAAGCGAAGCCGGATCTGGTGCTATTGGACGTACGTTTGCCTGACGGAGACGGGTTCGAATTGGCTGCGGAGTTGCGGAGTCGTAAGGACTGCCCTCCTTTTCTGTTTCTTACGGCCCATTCCGGTGCACCGGAAAGGTTGCGGGGGTTCGAGCTCGGCGCCGAGGAGTTTATTCCGAAGCCTTTCCATCTAAAGGAACTTTTGATTCGAGTGAGACACGTATTAGAATCTCATAAACATTCCTTTCGGGAAGCCAGATATTCCTATCGCGGTTACCTGCTCGATTTCTCCGGATATGCGATCCGCTCTCCGAAAGGAGAGGAGACCCGGCTTTCCAAAAGAGACTGTGCCCTTTTGAATCTCTTGGTGCAAGAAAGACATAGAACCGTGAGCAGAGATGAAATTTTAGACCGCCTTTGGGGAGAGGAAAAATTCCCCACGAACAGAACTATAGATAATTCCATTGTTCGTCTTAGACAAGCCTTCGAAGACCAAGGCGAAGACGCGATCCGATCCGTAAGAGGCGTCGGTTACCAATGGACCGGAGATTTACAGGATGCCTAA